The following DNA comes from Anastrepha obliqua isolate idAnaObli1 chromosome 1, idAnaObli1_1.0, whole genome shotgun sequence.
TACTGAAGTGATCGCTGTTGGTAGCCCAAGTTCAGAATGCGCCGTTTTACCATCGTCTTCCGTATCTACATTTCTAGGCAATATATCCTCCACTGCCTTCGTGTGCATTATTGGCACTGCCACAATAGATATTGGGATCTTTTTAGGCAACTCAATATTTGAAGCCACAGAAGTAGAAATTGGATTTACAATGTCGTCATTTgtaacaacttttgttggagaAACCAAGGAATTCATTACTGGATTTCCAATCGGGTTAATAACGGATGAGTTAACTGTGCTGCAAACGTCTGCCAAAGCTTGAAGCTGTGTAGTGTTCACTTCGGGCACTGTGATAGTTTTCGTACTAGTagatgttgtggttgttgtcgTCAAACTCATGCAGGTGTTGATAGACGGTATAATTGGTATAATAGGCATAACCACTAAGTAAATAGAAAGGGTATAGAATTGaagagtaattcaaatttatattaCATGTAGGTTCTTACTTGTCACTTGTGGCTGCGGCTTCGTAATAGGACCCCAAGCTTCTTTCGTTAAAAAGAACTCCGGCAGCCATTCATCTATAGcgtttctaaaataaaatattaatcagttTATTGTAAATTGTGACCTATCAATAAGTATATCCCTTGATTATATCTTACTTTAACGCAATACGTGGAtgatacatattttttgataaacaaTCCAATGGCAGCTCTTCCTCATTCGTTCCATCTTCGTTTTCAGTTTCCAATTTAATGTCCGCCGAAAGTGAACCTTTTTGATTAACGCATATATTAGAGTAAATAAAGTGACTACTAATTCATTTGAAAACAAGGTGGATTACTTACTATTAACTTTTGAATCAAGACTGCATTTCGACCAACTGGCCAAAGAGTGAATGGCAATGGTGTTAGCGTGAAACTCACAGTTTGGATTTGTCATAACTCCTCGTAAATGTGGAATTAATTCTGGCGAACGACCTGAATAGGGACCAAGAAAAACCCGTTTCTGGTCGTAATCGTTAGCATGTAAATTATCCCAAATAACAGGCGGTCGACGTAGTACTTCCGTTATTTCTTGAATGGATTCCAGACTAATAATTTTAGAGATTACTTTACTTCCGGTCCACATTATGTCTATATCGTGATTAAGTTTAGAGCCTAATGTGTTTAAATACTCAGAATCGTGCACTGTTGGTATCGCACGAGAACTACAATACTGCGTAGGGCAAAACAGAAATTTCGGGTTGCCCAGATgtgaaaatatttcgttagttaCAGACACCTAATTTGGAGAAAAGtatgttttataaaattcaatatAAATCAAGCAAATACTGCATTACCTGCGCATTGGCAAATGTCTGGAAAGCTTCTTTATCTACTTTAGACAATTCCGAGTCGATATCGTCAAAGAGCAAAGCAAATGCTTCACATCCGAATTGTGAAACCTGATCAAGTTTTCGCTTGAGGGTTTGGATTTCTTTTTGACTACTGTAAGACATATCCAAGCCAGGTGAAAGAGCATAGTAAAATATTACATCGTGCTCTCTAGCTGCAGTTATTAAGCCTGCAAAAGTATTTAGGAACGAAATGTCAGCAGGAAAAAAGATACATTTTCATAGAACTGTGCTGAAAAACAAATCTGTATAGTCGTTTCTCAATATACATACTTGTTAGATGGTCAGCTTCTTCCACTGTATATAATTCACGCCAGTAAGCTCGATGCTTATAATCGTCCTTAGGTGCGTAGACGTATGAATCCATACCccatttttttaacctaaacAAAATTCGGATATCAACATTTGTAACACCGTTTAACAGAGTGATTTCATACTCACTTTCTAAAAAGGTCCTTACGTTGCTCCGTTGTCCATGGCCTGCCATAGAAACCTccgaacaataacaacaaaatagattaaaagtCAAATTTACCCAAAAGAGCTCTTCATTCAACATACCTTCGATTACACCGCatataaaatttcgtttttccTTGCGATCCCGCTTCTCTTTGGTAAGGTTCGCAGGACTGCTCTCATCCGTCTGCCTTTCCTCTGGCATTGCTTCCTCAACTTCTACATTAAGCGACTCCTCCATTATAAGAGGTTTacaattacaaccaaacaagtTCAACGATCAAGATTATTAAAATCTTTGCGTATTGTTTGGATACGGTTACTTGCttttaggaaaaaattgaactacgtttttttatcaaattcgtTTCCACAAAGTTCTAACGCATGTAGAATATCtcgaatttaataaaagtcATTAAAGCATACCGTCAGTGTATTTATTGtgcacaaattttaattaggctTTCAGACAAAACTATTGCGAAAATGCGAACTACTGCAATAAAGCCGCTGGATTTTACTTTTgtcaatgtaaaattaaaactgcAATCGATATCGAGTTAAGTCGATAAATGGCAAAATCTAGAAAAAGTGTTGGAAACGATTTTGAGGACCGGCAAATGAAAATGTGGCCGAAGACTTCCGTACAATAATTGCAAACTAATGCACAAGTCAATGCTTTCaatagttttgatttttttataatctagATTTTTTAGATATAACCTCTTTTTTTACCTCCAGAACTCAAAGCAGATAATTATTTGGTGCAGCCTGTGCACGTGTCCGCAGCATTGGAAGTTTAAGTaggtattttacaattttatgatttttgattttcaatcaaaattattaaaaactgaacTCTTCAGATCGCTAATAAGCCAGAAATAATGGCCCAGGGCAAATGAATTCGTAATCGTAAGGTGGTGAAAAGAGGAGTACTTTGTTTTTTGGATGACGGATGAAATTCGTGATAGTAGCCAAGATGTCCCCTTCCAGTGCTACACCGCAATGCAGGAattcaattaataataaaaatatgaggttatgttttatgaaatattaagaaaataaagcaaaatacatTGTTCGATTTTCTTTTGTACGTGTTGGATATTTACATCAAGTTTTATTCGTCAAACTGTGGCTAAAAACTACACCAATTGTGATTTTTCATATGTGATGAACATTTTCTTCACTGTTAAGTACAAAAAGCAGTATAGCTAATGTTAAATTTGTCGACAAATTCCATAAATTAGAGGAAGACATAAAATCACACGTATACAAACGCCTCtagcaatttttttcacattcgcATTaagaattggaggaggagcgtgtaagagccaattatttataaaaatatgtataaaaaaaaaaaaataattggcgcgtacacttctgttaggtgtttggtcgagctctcctcctatttgtggtgcccatcttgatgttgttccacaaatggagggaccgacagtttcgaaccgactccgaatggcagatattttttatgaggagctttttcatggcagaaatacactccgaggtatgccattgcctgccgaggggtgaccgctattacaaaaatgtttttattaattttgctttcaccaagattcgaaccaacgacctctctgtgaattccgaatggtaatcacgcaccaacctattcggctacggcggccaccataaatataatatatatatattttaagtatGGGATAGAAACGGGACGGGACGGATAAGGAACGGGACGGAGTATAGCGCAATCAAATGGAAAAACATTTAAGAGAGTTATAAtgatttctcaataaaaaaacatccaaatgaatgtaataaataaaataaattaaatttcacatATATTTACGATTCCCACCGTTCCGCCATGTTCATTATAACCATTCGTATTCGTTCAAATATGCAATATAGATAATGATCCGTTTTATCTTGCCACGTTTCTTATactacgttcacatataagtagatgatctactttctcgcgcttaactcaaaatccgtaattaaaaagcgtgatttcccatacaaaatttctctcccaaaatctgatattataaaataatcctttaTAATAACGGTACTTTTCGACATACAAAcatgtgttttctgtgttatcgataattattattacgaatgtaaggaaaaacatcaaaatacaAACCAGAGAACgtctctcatttctctccggcagccatattaattaatttcctactgttaacttgcGCTGATTTCGTTTTCTTACCCGTATTTTGTTAGAGCCCAAAATaaggaacgggccgggactgcgccttctccatgaatttacgttctctgtacAAACTAAAGGAAATGGACGCcgacaaagaaaacaggtctgtgaACATAATCCTAATAAAATTGTTGTTAAATATTGTTGATTAtaaattcattttacagaaaaaataaacgttttctcctcttattacttaacattgctgccataattttttgcaaccacaGTAAACGTCtcatacggatttcctccaactgtttattattagcagccaattgcgcaattaaattacctattccttctccttgtattttcttcatatcgtaagtaataattaaacagatcaaaaacaccgaaatattccaccaaaataatttctatgaagaaaaacctctgaaagcagtattgacagctgattgtcaattttgcaggtaatctgccatatgtgaacgggtagattaatttggtgaaTTTATAGgcgattaatgcatatgtgaacgtattataacatTAGAAGCAGCGACTTTGTAGGTTCCGCCCGTCTTTCTTCTGGGCACTGCCACAACTAGAGGTATTTACAACAATTTATTACTTTGGCGGTTAATTCGATGGATAAAATATGTTTCGCTGTGAACAACGACGCTTTTGATTTATTAGCTTAGCTTAAAAATGTTCTTTCCCACCAGCTCACTTATAGTAATTTCATTATATACAAgtacaatttaaaacaaaaaactgtaagtGCCGAAATATAgcgagaaaaattattaatcaattaATAAACAGTGCTGTGGAGCAAGTTAGTTCAattgaaggtaatgaaatttgcatatgtatatataatcggcgcatataccctttttgggtgtttggtcgagctcctccacctatttgtggtgtccatcttgatgttgttccacaaatggagggacctacagtttcaagccgactccgaatggcagatattttttatgaggagctttttcatagcagaaatacactcggaggtttgccattgcctgccaaggagcgaccgctattagaaaaaacgttttcttcgtttcggtttttcaccgagattcgagcctacgttctctctgaattccgaatggtagtcacgcaccaaacattcgactacgacggccgcctctcaattaattatataaaattcacCTAACGGtgcatattttctatttaatcCCACTGAAATTTGACTACAAATATTACGCACTTacttttttcttgatatttttgttattttaagatTAAACTTGGCGCCTGACCATCAAATGACaaacaattgatttttaatttggcAAATACCGATAAATTGTCAAGCTTGCCACCGCGACTCCTCGTTACTTGGTGCTAATCACTTTCGTTGGATTTACAAAAACGAAATATACGTAAACTGCCAAGCAACGAAGCAACAAAGTCGGTGTGAAAACCCCTACTacatatatttggtttaatggTTTTCTATTCCCATCGCTAAAGGTCAAAGAGAAAATATGCGACAGTTAAAGGTTAAGCACTAGTAAACAACAATCTTCAATCGATTTATTTAGTAATACTCGTCTTCGGGAGTATCATCccaattttcatttgttttcattcttgaaatatatttgtagaGTCCTTCGAAATGTTGTAGGATGTTTGCGTGAGGAGTTATTAAAATTCTTACAATCAGATGAACCTAACGGACGTACCAATGCAGCCATTCATTGTAATACGCAACTACCGCGATGATGATGAGCTTAAATGCCAAGAACTGGTGCGCGACTATATTATGTCCTTCGTAAAGAAGTCGTTCTACTGCTTTTGTTTTAGAGAGGTATGTTGATTTAATGAAGCATTGTCCTTGACCGAATGAACATattcagatacatacatacatatgtatgtatatgggtgcaaaaatattcataattatTATATACTGTATGAACATTTTCAGATAACTTTACAATTCATTGTAATAACATGGGCTATACTCTTCATTTTCATTGGAGTGCCACTACATTTTTGTGCAATGACCATTCCCggctgtatattttttttgtactctgGCACCTACTTTTCTTTTTACGCAAAAGCAGTTGAACTCATGAATGTAATAAATAAGTTAATTATACAAAGGAATATTAAATCAGTTGTATTTCTTTAAACATTAGACAAAACCATCACAAAGCCTAGTAGCAGAGTGCTATGAGCCATTTATATTTCGTCTCAAACCACGAGAAGCgacattccaaatatttttggagGAATCTCCATATGAACAATCATATAAAAACAAGTTTAGAAAAAAGGTAGGACAATATCCAATGTACTTAATGTTGTATTATaaatttagtatattttatGAATGTATTTGTTTTCAGATTATCGCTACCGTAAGCGTGAAAAAACACAATTCTCTCTACAACGCTGCTTGGATGTACCGTTTCGCTGTGGCGCCAGACTATCCCTTTCACAAAGTCGCCGAA
Coding sequences within:
- the LOC129253012 gene encoding uncharacterized protein LOC129253012 — translated: MNLTDVPMQPFIVIRNYRDDDELKCQELVRDYIMSFVKKSFYCFCFREITLQFIVITWAILFIFIGVPLHFCAMTIPGCIFFLYSGTYFSFYAKAVELMNTKPSQSLVAECYEPFIFRLKPREATFQIFLEESPYEQSYKNKFRKKIIATVSVKKHNSLYNAAWMYRFAVAPDYPFHKVAEPMLNLVSKKCVANGCSSLECTISEWQEEERDFYDNMGFVTRQIYHKQIIGSSLTVMKTLLTHDLRADDTSLHPKIEIIT